A window of the Bacteroides thetaiotaomicron VPI-5482 genome harbors these coding sequences:
- a CDS encoding SWIM zinc finger family protein, whose amino-acid sequence MLLNLTEEQIAQLAPDAASVKAGKGLANRTKWVLLEHSDRAIWGHCQGSGKTPYQTVVDTKNIAFKCSCPSRKFPCKHGLGLLFMYASHADLFKEAEEPDWVTAWLSKREEKAEKKEQKEKSETPVDEAAQAKRQAVRHQKVLAGIDDLQIWMKDLLRNGLLNIPERAHTLFEPISRRMIDAQAGGLAGRLRSLQEINYYTDSWKYELTDKLSKLYLLTESYKNLDSLSAEWQTEIRIQVGYPQAKEEVMSGVPVTDQWIVLHTRSRKINELRTETFWLYGKSSHRMALYLNFLAPGALPEFNLVPGGVYEGELYFYQGVGALRALPKNMKWLDNTFLPSLCADIPVAMQSYRAVIQTHPFAEEVPLLVDNVRLVTSGNTHYLQDAGGVAVPVHIEETARVDILAITGGKPFSAFLLADAVSCELKTIWYQSEFYFWKDELN is encoded by the coding sequence ATGTTATTAAATCTGACAGAAGAACAAATCGCTCAACTCGCTCCGGACGCTGCGTCTGTCAAAGCAGGAAAAGGGCTGGCGAACCGGACTAAGTGGGTACTTCTGGAGCATAGTGACCGCGCCATCTGGGGACACTGCCAAGGAAGTGGAAAAACGCCTTATCAAACAGTAGTTGATACAAAGAATATTGCATTCAAATGTTCTTGTCCCAGCCGTAAGTTTCCGTGTAAACATGGGTTGGGGCTTTTATTTATGTATGCTTCCCATGCTGATCTTTTCAAGGAAGCGGAGGAACCGGACTGGGTAACGGCATGGCTCTCCAAACGTGAAGAGAAGGCGGAGAAGAAAGAGCAGAAAGAGAAATCGGAAACTCCGGTGGATGAAGCGGCACAGGCCAAGAGGCAGGCCGTGCGTCATCAGAAGGTATTGGCCGGAATTGATGATCTTCAGATCTGGATGAAAGACTTGCTCCGCAACGGGCTGCTGAATATCCCGGAAAGAGCACATACACTATTTGAACCCATATCCCGCAGGATGATTGATGCACAGGCCGGCGGATTGGCGGGCAGGTTACGATCGCTACAGGAAATCAATTACTATACAGACAGTTGGAAATATGAGCTTACCGACAAATTGAGTAAACTGTATCTTCTGACAGAAAGTTATAAGAATCTGGATTCTCTTTCTGCTGAGTGGCAAACGGAAATCCGTATTCAGGTTGGATATCCGCAGGCGAAGGAAGAAGTGATGTCCGGCGTACCGGTGACAGACCAATGGATCGTTTTGCATACCAGAAGCCGAAAAATAAATGAGCTGCGGACAGAAACTTTCTGGTTGTACGGGAAGTCCAGTCACCGTATGGCCCTCTATTTAAACTTTCTGGCTCCCGGAGCGTTGCCGGAATTTAATCTGGTTCCCGGCGGTGTCTATGAAGGAGAGTTGTATTTTTATCAGGGTGTTGGTGCCTTGCGTGCCTTGCCCAAAAACATGAAATGGCTGGATAATACCTTCCTGCCTTCATTGTGTGCCGATATACCGGTTGCCATGCAATCTTACAGAGCAGTTATACAGACTCATCCGTTTGCGGAGGAAGTTCCTCTCTTGGTGGACAATGTCAGACTGGTAACAAGCGGAAATACGCACTATCTACAGGATGCCGGAGGCGTGGCTGTTCCGGTGCATATTGAAGAGACTGCACGTGTTGATATACTGGCTATAACAGGCGGAAAACCCTTCTCGGCTTTTTTGCTGGCAGACGCCGTTTCCTGTGAATTGAAAACAATCTGGTATCAATCTGAATTTTATTTTTGGAAAGATGAACTTAACTGA
- a CDS encoding DUF5691 domain-containing protein, whose translation MNLTDHIINVALLGTATRELITTDFPEELQETLRDIQAKAEDAEALFYQQSALGFAFARAGVEAQSIAGVVNVTEAPEEDKSYFLREVGELLTSLYLNKNQYLLLYAYRKAADKGKLIPPAYLQTLLRRAFDRNNPYRYEEQHWLSLLTGQRGRWLLPQMGFPVWGESGNETWETASHEERKRMLSNLRKNSPKQGLALLQTELKNESAAHRDELIQCLRWGLSKSDEAFLQEIVATDRSSNVKETARRLLCSLPDSELVKIYEELLRGKLHFNFLLGWSYDKIEFTPEMKKLGLEEVSSNKNEKDDRFLLRQLAERVPLSFWSEFYDCPPEKAAGKLAKNPPFQKLFDLSKPILNFSDSGWAYHTLKENADEKMADALMGLLPSSQREEIAFQSERGGYIPDSWFNEDGIGWGMKFSTRVFQRMLRNNYYLPKETAEQLALYFPSEMRKPIEQTALAMAAQDNNTSTRFCRLMMEYMDLKQRIDTLLNND comes from the coding sequence ATGAACTTAACTGATCATATCATCAATGTGGCATTGCTTGGCACTGCCACCCGTGAACTGATAACGACTGATTTTCCGGAAGAGTTGCAAGAAACTCTCCGCGACATTCAGGCGAAAGCAGAGGATGCGGAAGCTCTCTTCTATCAGCAGTCCGCTTTGGGCTTTGCCTTTGCACGTGCCGGAGTGGAAGCGCAATCCATTGCAGGAGTTGTCAATGTGACAGAAGCTCCGGAAGAAGACAAATCTTACTTCCTCCGTGAAGTGGGAGAGTTGCTTACTTCCCTGTATCTCAATAAAAATCAGTATCTTTTGCTGTATGCTTACCGGAAAGCTGCCGATAAAGGAAAATTGATCCCTCCTGCCTATCTGCAAACTTTATTGCGAAGAGCTTTTGACCGGAATAATCCCTACAGGTATGAGGAACAGCACTGGCTGTCTCTGCTGACAGGGCAAAGAGGACGTTGGCTTCTTCCGCAAATGGGATTTCCTGTATGGGGAGAATCCGGCAACGAAACTTGGGAAACCGCCTCTCACGAAGAACGGAAACGAATGTTGTCCAATCTGCGGAAAAATAGTCCGAAGCAGGGGCTTGCCTTATTGCAGACCGAACTGAAGAATGAGTCGGCTGCCCATCGGGATGAACTGATTCAGTGTTTGCGGTGGGGGTTGAGTAAATCAGACGAAGCATTCCTGCAAGAGATCGTGGCGACCGACCGGAGCAGTAATGTCAAAGAAACGGCCCGGCGATTATTGTGTAGCCTGCCGGACTCCGAACTGGTGAAAATATACGAAGAATTATTGCGGGGGAAATTACATTTCAATTTCCTTTTGGGATGGTCGTATGATAAGATTGAATTTACCCCTGAAATGAAGAAACTGGGACTTGAAGAGGTGAGTTCCAATAAAAACGAGAAGGATGATCGTTTCTTGTTACGCCAGTTGGCGGAACGTGTTCCATTAAGTTTCTGGAGTGAGTTTTATGACTGTCCGCCGGAGAAGGCTGCCGGCAAACTGGCGAAGAACCCTCCTTTTCAGAAACTGTTCGACCTGTCAAAACCGATCCTGAATTTCAGCGACTCCGGTTGGGCATATCATACCTTGAAGGAGAATGCGGATGAAAAAATGGCGGACGCGTTGATGGGGTTATTGCCTTCCTCCCAACGGGAGGAAATAGCTTTTCAGTCGGAGAGAGGCGGCTATATTCCGGATAGCTGGTTCAACGAAGACGGCATCGGATGGGGAATGAAATTCTCCACTCGTGTATTCCAGCGGATGCTTCGGAATAATTACTATCTTCCTAAGGAGACAGCCGAACAACTGGCATTATACTTCCCGTCCGAGATGAGAAAACCCATCGAACAGACAGCGCTTGCAATGGCCGCACAGGATAATAATACCTCCACTCGTTTTTGCCGGTTGATGATGGAATACATGGATTTGAAGCAGAGAATAGATACCTTATTAAATAATGATTAA
- a CDS encoding ATP-binding protein has product MSTLLRQHAEQQFAEELHELKQNETNPVPENWEMSPQSVVTYLMGGKLKNGFEVSPKYIGNRRLMEIAVATLVTDRALLLYGLPGTAKSWVSEHIAAAISGDSTLIVQGTAGTGEEAIRYGWNYARLLAEGPSVGALVQTPVMKAMQEGKIGRIEELTRIGSDVQDTLITILSEKTLPIPELNTEVQAIRGFNIIATANNRDKGVNDLSSALKRRFNTVILPLPDSIDEEIDIVRRRVESFEKVMQLPAEKPALEEIRRVVTIFRELRQGATADGKTKLKTPSGTLSTAEAISVVNNGLAMAGYFGDGEIHAEDLVSGILGAVVKDPVQDKVVWQEYMETVVKNRDGWKDIYRASRDMI; this is encoded by the coding sequence ATGAGCACTTTATTAAGACAACATGCTGAACAGCAATTTGCAGAAGAACTTCACGAGTTGAAACAGAATGAAACAAATCCCGTTCCGGAGAATTGGGAGATGTCTCCGCAGTCAGTGGTTACCTACCTGATGGGCGGTAAATTGAAAAACGGATTTGAAGTTTCTCCTAAATATATAGGTAACCGTCGTCTGATGGAAATAGCTGTGGCAACCCTTGTCACCGACCGTGCGCTACTACTTTACGGACTGCCCGGAACTGCAAAAAGCTGGGTGAGCGAGCATATTGCCGCTGCTATTTCCGGTGATTCCACTTTGATAGTGCAGGGGACGGCCGGCACCGGTGAAGAAGCGATCCGTTATGGGTGGAACTATGCCCGTTTGCTGGCGGAAGGTCCGAGTGTGGGGGCATTGGTGCAAACTCCGGTAATGAAAGCTATGCAGGAAGGTAAGATAGGCCGTATTGAGGAGCTGACACGCATCGGTTCCGATGTGCAGGATACACTGATCACCATTCTTTCTGAAAAGACATTGCCCATCCCGGAGCTGAATACAGAAGTACAGGCAATCCGCGGTTTCAATATCATCGCTACTGCTAATAATCGGGATAAGGGAGTCAATGATCTGTCAAGCGCCTTGAAGCGCCGTTTCAATACGGTCATTCTTCCCTTGCCGGATTCTATTGATGAAGAAATAGATATTGTGCGCCGACGGGTAGAGAGCTTTGAGAAAGTAATGCAGCTCCCGGCTGAGAAGCCTGCTCTGGAGGAGATTCGCCGTGTCGTTACTATCTTCCGTGAACTTCGTCAGGGTGCTACTGCTGACGGTAAGACGAAACTGAAGACTCCGAGCGGAACGCTTAGCACGGCAGAGGCTATTTCGGTGGTAAACAATGGACTGGCGATGGCAGGTTATTTCGGTGACGGAGAAATTCATGCCGAAGATCTCGTATCCGGTATTTTGGGGGCAGTGGTCAAAGACCCCGTACAGGATAAAGTCGTTTGGCAGGAATATATGGAAACGGTCGTGAAGAATCGGGATGGCTGGAAAGATATTTACCGTGCTTCAAGGGATATGATTTAA